The proteins below come from a single Xiphophorus hellerii strain 12219 chromosome 14, Xiphophorus_hellerii-4.1, whole genome shotgun sequence genomic window:
- the LOC116732552 gene encoding uncharacterized protein LOC116732552, with protein sequence MTPTDTDRSTSDWSTKSASTPTAGPSSYKEDSSPDSNLTLESDSSGVFLSLSNQSQEDGGSDSDQPISDSELGSSNTSLEKDMDDGGLKEWGREESSELQWCYPSLLDTPSYEDVDGHGGGDDSGCGDAGVDQDDPPAEQPDIKALFTAPQRQEAPPRKKVTVMGMDPPLPLSPSNQQIKHLLDPYQKPLRSSGLDCGDVDPFVQSDSFVYLAVSARPLPKGETARLKEISTHDAKQHTIQKQAGNTEAERPTMDPKMAAIAPQKPEEGDFLCTDSFVYLAAPACLLLGPAGTAPYGGKDSDSESSGSGPVDVSVLGCGSVAGDSDWDSDLSDSDPSRSSRSAGRSRRAPAGSDWDMYGEAAEPEVLGELFTEPDRRGCGRSGKLPGGTEETETGPESPAAKTETSSEQQSTKKVTWQFKPAQRSVCTGSRKEKDPPRLPETGGGDGHRLSPSSSSSSSPSSSSSG encoded by the exons ATGACACCAACCGACACCGACAGGTCAACTAGTGACTGGTCAACTAAATCTGCCAGCACCCCCACTGCTGGACCGAG CTCCTATAAGGAGGACAGCTCTCCGGACTCCAACCTGACACTGGAATCTGACTCCAGTGGCGTCTTTCTCTCCTtatccaatcagagccaggaggatgGCGGCTCTGACAGCGACCAGCCAATCAGCGACTCTGAACTGGGCAGCAGCAACACTTCGCTAGAGAAAGATATGGATGATGGAGGCTTGAAAGAGTGGGGAAGGGAGGAGAGCTCCGAGCTCCAGTGGTGCTACCCTTCATTGCTCGACACGCCGTCCTACGAAGACGTGGACGGACACGGCGGCGGTGATGACTCAGGGTGTGGAGACGCCGGCGTGGACCAGGACGACCCTCCAGCAGAGCAACCTGACATAAAGGCCTTGTTCACTGCCCCCCAGAGGCAGGAAGCGCCGCCCAGGAAGAAAGTGACCGTGATGGGCATGGACCCGCCCCTTCCCCTTTCTCCTTCCAATCAACAAATCAAACACCTTCTAGATCCATACCAGAAGCCACTGAGAAGCTCAGGCCTGGACTGTGGGGACGTGGATCCCTTCGTCCAATCAGACAGCTTTGTCTACCTCGCCGTGTCTGCAAGACCTCTGCCCAAAGGTGAAACCGCCAGACTTAAAGAGATTTCTACCCATGATGCAAAGCAGCACACCATCCAGAAACAAGCAGGAAACACCGAAGCTGAGCGACCCACCATGGAccccaagatggccgccatcgCTCCTCAGAAACCAGAGGAGGGAGACTTCCTCTGCACCGACAGCTTCGTCTACCTGGCTGCTCCGGCATGCCTCCTGCTGGGCCCCGCCGGAACTGCACCGTACGGTGGCAA GGACTCGGATTCTgagagttctggttctggtccagttgaTGTCTCGGTTCTGGGATGCGGCTCAGTGGCAGGGGACAGCGACTGGGACTCGGACCTGTCTGACTCCGATCCCAGTCGCTCCTCCAGGTCCGCCGGCCGGTCCCGGAGAGCCCCCGCCGGGTCAGACTGGGACATGTACGGAGAAGCAGCCGAGCCCGAGGTTCTGGGAGAGCTGTTCACAGAGCCGGACAGACGCGGCTGTGGGAGGTCCGGGAAACTCCCCGGCGGCACGGAAGAGACAGAAACTGGGCCCGAGTCTCCAGCAGCGAAGACGGAAACGTCTTCAGAGCAGCAGTCCACCAAGAAGGTGACCTGGCAGTTCAAACCAGCCCAGAGGTCCGTTTGCACCGGAAGCAGGAAGGAGAAGGACCCGCCACGACTCCCAGAAACTGGAGGAGGGGACGGACACCGACTCTCCCCTTCCTCCTCATCGTCTTCGTCTCCATCCTCATCGTCGTCAGGGTGA